A single genomic interval of Alistipes sp. ZOR0009 harbors:
- a CDS encoding nucleotide sugar dehydrogenase: MYERLVKKEATLGVIGLGYVGLPIALEFARKFKVVGFDIKEERVELMRRGVDPSRELAAEAFADADILFTSDVETLRNVNFFIVAVPTPIDAHNLPDLKPLLAATRTVGKVLKKGDYVVFESTVYPGCTEEDCIPLLEQLSGLTYNEDFKVGFSPERINPGDHIHTLTNVIKITSGGDSESAEQIAKTYEAIIKPGVHRASCIKVAEAAKIIENTQRDINIAFMNELSIIFSRMGINTFEVLEAAGTKWNFLKFFPGLVGGHCIGVDPYYLSYKAKALGYHAQIINSGRFINDSMGGYIAKQIVKKVIAADKEVKKAKILVMGVTFKEDVADIRNSKVVDIYNELKSYGIQQIDVVDPYASSHEVFEEYGFSLKEQVDDKYDAIIVAVSHKDYISLDSEYFKSIAAKGCVFVDVKGIFRQLRDQFTYWSL; this comes from the coding sequence ATGTACGAAAGATTAGTAAAAAAAGAAGCGACCCTAGGCGTTATTGGACTAGGATATGTTGGGTTGCCTATAGCATTAGAGTTTGCTCGTAAGTTCAAGGTTGTTGGCTTTGACATTAAGGAAGAGCGAGTTGAATTAATGAGGCGAGGTGTTGATCCTAGCCGAGAGTTGGCTGCTGAAGCCTTTGCTGATGCGGATATCCTTTTTACTTCCGATGTTGAAACGCTAAGGAATGTAAACTTTTTTATAGTCGCTGTTCCTACACCAATCGATGCCCACAATCTTCCCGATTTAAAGCCATTATTGGCGGCTACTCGTACAGTTGGTAAAGTGCTAAAAAAGGGAGATTATGTAGTTTTTGAGTCAACTGTATATCCTGGTTGTACAGAAGAAGATTGTATTCCTCTGCTTGAGCAACTTTCTGGACTAACATATAATGAGGATTTTAAGGTAGGTTTTTCCCCCGAAAGAATTAACCCTGGAGATCATATTCATACGCTAACAAATGTAATTAAAATAACCTCAGGAGGGGATTCTGAATCTGCCGAACAAATAGCCAAAACCTATGAAGCTATTATAAAACCAGGGGTTCATAGGGCTAGCTGTATAAAGGTTGCGGAAGCTGCTAAGATTATCGAAAATACTCAGCGCGATATAAACATTGCGTTTATGAACGAACTGTCTATTATTTTTAGCAGAATGGGTATTAATACATTTGAAGTTCTAGAGGCTGCAGGAACAAAATGGAATTTCTTGAAATTTTTCCCAGGATTGGTTGGGGGCCATTGTATCGGAGTCGATCCGTACTACTTATCCTATAAGGCCAAAGCACTTGGCTATCATGCTCAGATAATTAATTCAGGTCGTTTTATAAACGACTCTATGGGAGGCTACATTGCCAAGCAGATAGTGAAAAAGGTAATTGCTGCTGACAAGGAGGTTAAAAAGGCTAAGATCTTAGTAATGGGAGTAACCTTCAAGGAGGATGTTGCCGATATCAGAAATTCAAAGGTTGTAGATATCTACAATGAACTGAAATCTTACGGTATTCAGCAGATTGACGTGGTTGATCCATATGCTTCATCTCATGAAGTTTTTGAGGAGTACGGATTTTCGCTAAAGGAACAGGTTGATGATAAGTATGATGCAATTATAGTTGCCGTTTCTCACAAGGATTATATTTCGTTGGATTCCGAATATTTTAAATCAATAGCGGCTAAAGGCTGTGTGTTTGTTGATGTAAAAGGCATCTTTAGACAATTGAGAGATCAATTTACCTATTGGAGTTTGTAG
- a CDS encoding DUF4493 domain-containing protein, with translation MKIATALFALAVLFLAQCTKDEIKKENYSKGYLDLRAAVDPLVRFKGVLIVADYDFTIRGKTDPTFKVEGKVALLNTPLELTKGEYSITVSSPTLLLPQFEAPIYGASKDFSISAGVTTSLNLICLQTNAGVKVVYTDKFKKYCADNYLTYSTTINQGSDSLFYANGESKIGYFAAGNITSKVKIGERVFSKSYVLAAQDLLTLTVDIAESNQATVTISISGSDAVNEIGETFTIDPNTPTQNQTLIMQENFDAILTGSSTSTSGSNTDWEGNGNFTNLTTIKKAGGAIKVGTASTNGSITTIPLNLSANSGDVTVKIKIKGWTTILSDVTIKVGAIEKSLSYTAVMLNEFQEISAVFQKAGNASCSVTISSQKALFIDDIKILN, from the coding sequence ATGAAAATTGCAACTGCGCTTTTTGCATTGGCTGTTTTATTTTTAGCTCAATGCACCAAAGATGAGATCAAGAAAGAAAATTATAGTAAAGGCTACTTAGATTTAAGAGCAGCTGTAGATCCTTTAGTTCGATTTAAAGGAGTCTTGATTGTTGCTGATTATGATTTTACAATTCGAGGGAAAACTGATCCGACCTTTAAGGTCGAAGGGAAAGTTGCACTACTTAATACCCCTTTAGAACTAACTAAAGGGGAGTATAGCATCACCGTATCCTCACCAACTCTTTTGTTACCACAATTTGAAGCACCTATATACGGTGCTTCAAAAGACTTTTCGATAAGTGCAGGTGTGACAACATCTCTTAACCTCATCTGCCTACAAACAAATGCAGGGGTTAAAGTTGTTTATACTGATAAATTTAAGAAATACTGTGCAGACAATTATCTTACCTATTCTACAACAATAAATCAAGGTTCCGACAGCTTATTTTATGCAAATGGAGAATCAAAGATAGGATACTTTGCGGCAGGGAATATTACATCCAAAGTAAAAATTGGAGAAAGAGTGTTCAGTAAAAGTTACGTCCTCGCAGCACAGGATCTTTTAACCCTAACAGTTGATATAGCTGAATCTAATCAGGCAACAGTCACAATTTCGATTTCAGGAAGCGATGCGGTTAATGAAATTGGGGAAACTTTCACTATAGATCCAAATACTCCAACCCAAAATCAGACTTTAATAATGCAAGAAAACTTTGATGCTATACTAACAGGCAGTAGCACTAGTACCTCTGGCTCCAATACCGACTGGGAAGGTAATGGAAATTTTACGAACCTAACAACCATAAAAAAGGCAGGAGGAGCAATAAAAGTTGGAACAGCGAGTACGAATGGCAGCATAACAACCATCCCATTAAATCTTTCAGCCAACAGCGGAGACGTTACAGTCAAAATTAAAATTAAAGGTTGGACAACTATTCTTTCGGACGTAACAATTAAAGTTGGGGCAATCGAAAAGAGTCTCTCATATACGGCTGTAATGCTTAATGAATTTCAAGAAATAAGTGCAGTCTTCCAAAAAGCAGGTAATGCTTCCTGCTCTGTTACAATATCTAGCCAAAAGGCCCTTTTTATAGATGATATAAAGATACTTAATTAA
- a CDS encoding Wzz/FepE/Etk N-terminal domain-containing protein, which yields MTNTPNNQQTPIETPPTKKSGEIEIDLLEIARKLWDNRRFILKVTAIFAAVGLFVAIFSAKEYTSSVTMVPQLSDGKSKAGGLAGLAAMAGVNLGDLGGGSELSPTIYPKIMASVPFKKDLMHTKVKFENIPHEITLYDYYTNKDYQPFNLLNTIKKYTIGLPGVILKAMKGESRESGVGSRESKYLRLSQKEEAVAKILSSKVSLAINEKEGTLNLTANMSEALVSTQVVEAARLLLQKYITDFKVDKVKQNLDFIQQRYNEAKRNFEQKQMQLAAFKDGNRNVILASVQTSGERLNAEYSLLYSVYSELAKQLEQAKIKVKDATPVLTVVEPAVVPNQKSKPNRPLILIGFAFFGGFIAVGFLLFKELKNNFIANKHKNNE from the coding sequence ATGACCAATACTCCAAACAACCAACAAACCCCAATTGAAACTCCGCCAACAAAAAAATCCGGCGAAATAGAAATCGATCTTCTGGAAATTGCCCGTAAACTTTGGGATAATCGAAGATTTATACTAAAGGTTACCGCAATTTTTGCTGCAGTAGGACTATTTGTGGCCATTTTTTCGGCTAAAGAGTATACCTCTAGTGTCACTATGGTTCCTCAATTAAGCGATGGTAAAAGCAAGGCTGGAGGCTTGGCAGGTTTGGCTGCAATGGCAGGGGTTAACCTTGGCGATTTAGGAGGAGGAAGCGAACTTTCTCCAACTATCTATCCCAAAATAATGGCTAGCGTTCCTTTTAAGAAGGATTTAATGCATACCAAGGTAAAATTCGAGAATATACCACACGAAATTACCCTTTACGACTACTATACCAATAAGGATTATCAACCGTTCAATCTACTTAATACAATAAAGAAGTATACTATTGGGTTGCCTGGAGTAATTCTAAAAGCCATGAAAGGGGAAAGTCGGGAGTCGGGAGTCGGGAGTCGCGAATCGAAATACCTGAGACTTTCTCAAAAGGAAGAAGCTGTAGCCAAGATCTTGTCTTCGAAGGTTTCTCTAGCAATCAATGAAAAGGAGGGAACTTTGAATCTTACGGCCAATATGTCAGAGGCATTGGTTTCTACTCAGGTGGTAGAGGCTGCACGCTTGCTTCTGCAGAAGTATATAACAGATTTCAAGGTGGATAAGGTTAAACAAAACCTTGATTTTATACAACAGCGTTACAACGAAGCAAAAAGAAATTTCGAACAAAAGCAGATGCAGCTGGCAGCCTTTAAGGATGGTAACCGTAATGTAATATTGGCTTCTGTACAAACGTCTGGAGAACGTCTTAACGCTGAGTATAGCTTACTATATAGCGTCTATTCCGAGTTGGCAAAGCAGCTGGAGCAGGCTAAAATTAAGGTGAAGGATGCAACACCAGTATTGACGGTTGTTGAGCCTGCGGTTGTGCCTAATCAGAAATCGAAACCTAATCGGCCTCTGATCCTAATTGGTTTTGCTTTCTTTGGAGGATTTATTGCGGTTGGTTTCCTTTTGTTTAAGGAGTTAAAAAATAATTTTATAGCGAATAAACACAAGAATAATGAATAA
- a CDS encoding SLBB domain-containing protein → MIQKVSFILAISLSILLISNEVMSQNITPDMIEKAKAAGVSQQQIDAALKQQQQGNAPSTVVAKPRVNTSSIDRNSRADSIYATQLKETGRAVEDSAKKLMVFGREIFKQKNLTFTPNFNLATPKSYRIGPGDDLMINVYGASEDNIQQKVSADGKIVIPTLGPVSLSGLSIEGAESKLRSAMSKIYGGLNSGSTHLTLSLRNIRSIKVNIVGEVVVPGTYTLPSLATLFNALYMAGGINDIGSLRSVKVYRGTKLVGDLDVYDYLLNGQFGSNVRLEDNDMIVVSPYQSLVSLTGAVKRSRIFELKKGETLNDAIRFAGGFKADAYSQNVLVKRSNGRQYEIHTIENADFPKFKLQDGDSVGVGVVVKTFANKLEIRGAVYRPGIYAHNEKIATVKQLIDKAEGVRGDAFLTRAQITRVLPDSSKQMVAVDLYALLNNKTGDIELQNKDVLYVPSIYDLQRDFRISINGAVSNPKSYDYKKDMTVEDLIVMAGGLKYDASLKRIEVARRIRDPYSLTPTEKTAEIFEFDINSDLTISSGAKSFVLQPFDVVTVRTSPGYEKQQSVTLKGEIVFGGDFVLSSKNQRISDVVKNAGGVTPQAYIKGARLSRKMTFDDSLRVINMLKITANNKRDSVDFKKLDLGSEYYVGINLAEALKNPGSEADVILKDGDVINVPQFNNTVKISGAVLYPNTVSFSSSYSLKDYVSMAGGYGDGAKKRKAFVIYMNGMAARKKWLSSPRIEPGCEIVIPNKPNRKGTSAGEILGYTTSVASIAAMMATFYNVFK, encoded by the coding sequence ATGATACAAAAGGTTAGTTTTATACTTGCAATATCTTTGTCTATCTTACTAATTTCTAATGAGGTAATGTCGCAAAACATTACTCCAGATATGATCGAAAAGGCAAAGGCTGCAGGTGTTTCTCAGCAGCAAATTGATGCAGCCTTGAAGCAGCAGCAGCAAGGTAATGCACCCTCTACAGTAGTTGCAAAACCTCGTGTTAATACATCTAGCATCGATCGTAATTCTAGAGCTGATAGTATTTATGCTACTCAGCTAAAAGAAACGGGACGGGCAGTAGAAGACTCGGCCAAAAAATTAATGGTTTTTGGTCGTGAAATCTTTAAGCAAAAGAATCTAACCTTTACTCCTAATTTTAACCTAGCAACGCCTAAAAGTTATCGTATTGGTCCGGGAGATGATCTTATGATTAACGTATATGGAGCTTCTGAAGATAATATTCAGCAAAAGGTAAGTGCAGATGGGAAAATTGTAATTCCAACTTTAGGACCAGTTTCCTTGTCAGGACTTTCTATAGAGGGAGCCGAAAGTAAGCTTAGGTCTGCGATGTCTAAAATTTATGGAGGACTAAATAGTGGCTCTACCCATTTAACACTTTCGCTAAGAAATATTCGTAGCATTAAGGTAAATATTGTTGGCGAGGTGGTTGTTCCTGGAACCTACACACTCCCTTCGTTAGCAACTCTATTTAATGCTCTTTACATGGCTGGCGGGATAAATGATATTGGATCTCTTCGTAGCGTAAAGGTATATAGAGGAACAAAATTGGTTGGTGATCTTGATGTGTACGATTACTTACTAAATGGTCAGTTTGGCTCTAATGTTAGGCTCGAAGATAACGATATGATAGTTGTGTCTCCTTATCAGAGTTTGGTTTCGTTGACAGGTGCTGTGAAGAGATCGAGAATTTTTGAGCTAAAAAAGGGGGAGACGTTAAACGATGCTATTCGATTTGCTGGTGGATTTAAAGCTGATGCCTATTCCCAAAATGTTTTAGTAAAACGGAGCAACGGTCGTCAGTACGAAATACATACTATCGAAAATGCAGACTTTCCCAAATTTAAATTGCAAGATGGAGATAGCGTTGGTGTTGGTGTGGTTGTAAAAACTTTTGCTAATAAGTTAGAAATTAGAGGTGCGGTTTACCGTCCTGGTATTTATGCTCATAACGAGAAAATTGCTACCGTTAAGCAGCTTATTGATAAAGCGGAGGGTGTTAGAGGGGATGCTTTCTTGACTAGGGCTCAAATAACCAGAGTGCTTCCTGATTCTTCTAAGCAAATGGTGGCTGTTGACTTATATGCTTTACTTAACAATAAAACAGGCGATATAGAGCTTCAGAATAAGGATGTTCTTTATGTTCCCTCCATATACGATCTGCAGAGAGATTTTAGAATCTCGATAAATGGTGCCGTTTCTAATCCAAAATCGTATGATTACAAGAAGGATATGACTGTTGAGGACTTAATTGTGATGGCTGGTGGTCTAAAATATGATGCTTCTTTAAAGCGGATAGAGGTCGCAAGACGAATTCGTGATCCGTATTCATTAACACCCACAGAAAAAACGGCCGAGATCTTTGAGTTTGATATAAATTCCGATTTGACAATTTCAAGTGGCGCTAAATCTTTTGTTCTGCAACCTTTCGATGTCGTTACTGTTCGAACATCTCCTGGATACGAGAAGCAGCAGTCTGTAACCTTAAAAGGTGAAATTGTTTTTGGAGGTGATTTTGTTCTTTCTTCAAAAAACCAGCGTATTAGCGATGTTGTAAAAAATGCTGGAGGTGTTACTCCTCAGGCCTATATAAAAGGTGCTCGATTGTCTCGTAAGATGACCTTTGACGACTCTCTAAGGGTTATTAATATGTTAAAGATAACAGCCAATAATAAAAGGGATTCGGTTGATTTTAAAAAGTTGGATTTAGGTTCTGAATATTATGTCGGAATTAATTTGGCTGAAGCTCTAAAAAATCCAGGTTCCGAAGCAGACGTTATTTTAAAAGATGGCGATGTTATTAACGTGCCTCAATTTAATAATACGGTAAAAATTAGCGGAGCAGTGCTATATCCCAACACGGTTTCGTTTAGTAGCAGCTATTCTTTAAAAGACTATGTTTCCATGGCAGGAGGGTATGGAGATGGTGCTAAGAAGAGGAAAGCGTTTGTCATTTACATGAATGGTATGGCCGCACGGAAAAAATGGCTTTCTTCTCCTCGAATAGAACCTGGTTGCGAAATTGTGATCCCCAATAAACCGAATAGAAAAGGAACCTCGGCAGGCGAAATATTGGGCTATACTACATCTGTAGCTTCAATCGCAGCTATGATGGCTACATTCTACAATGTGTTTAAGTAG
- a CDS encoding LegC family aminotransferase → MDKFSKIVSFIRDTFNKPEGFIPLHEPTFIGNEKKYISECIDTTFVSSVGKFVDRFEEMVAEYTGAKKAVVCVNGTNALHLALQLVGVQAGDEVITQPLTFIATANAISYANAHPVFIDVDLDTMGLSPVKMEEWLVLNAEVKEDGCYNKITQRRIKACVPMHTFGHPVHLDELVDLCNRYMIELVEDAAESIGSYYKGKHTGTFGKVGILSFNGNKTITTGGGGMLLFTDEELGKYAKHITTQAKVPHPWEFVHDHIGYNYRMPNINAALGCAQMESLPLFIEKKREVASLYNEFFSSLGIRFAIEPKGTQSNYWLCAIILENKEERDAFLKFSNENGVMTRPIWRLMNKLSMFENCQCGDLSNAEWLEDRVVNVTSTVKL, encoded by the coding sequence GTGGATAAGTTTAGCAAGATAGTTTCATTCATAAGAGATACATTCAATAAACCTGAAGGTTTTATCCCATTGCATGAGCCAACCTTTATTGGCAACGAAAAAAAGTATATCAGCGAATGCATCGATACGACATTTGTGTCTAGCGTTGGTAAATTCGTTGACCGATTTGAAGAGATGGTTGCAGAGTATACTGGAGCAAAAAAGGCTGTTGTATGCGTTAATGGAACAAATGCACTTCATCTTGCATTGCAGCTGGTTGGTGTTCAAGCAGGAGATGAGGTTATAACACAGCCATTAACATTTATCGCTACAGCAAATGCAATTTCTTATGCTAATGCACACCCTGTTTTTATTGATGTCGATTTAGATACCATGGGGCTTTCTCCTGTGAAAATGGAAGAATGGCTTGTTCTCAATGCAGAGGTAAAGGAAGATGGTTGCTATAATAAGATAACTCAACGTCGTATTAAGGCGTGTGTTCCAATGCATACTTTTGGGCATCCTGTTCATTTAGATGAGCTAGTTGATCTTTGTAATAGGTATATGATTGAGCTAGTAGAAGATGCTGCAGAAAGTATTGGTAGCTACTATAAAGGTAAGCATACTGGAACTTTTGGAAAAGTTGGAATTCTCAGCTTCAACGGGAATAAAACCATTACTACAGGTGGTGGGGGGATGCTGCTTTTTACTGATGAAGAGTTAGGAAAGTATGCAAAACATATTACAACACAGGCAAAAGTGCCTCATCCTTGGGAGTTTGTTCACGATCATATTGGATACAACTATCGTATGCCAAATATTAATGCGGCTTTAGGTTGTGCGCAAATGGAAAGTCTTCCCCTATTTATTGAGAAAAAACGTGAAGTTGCATCTTTGTATAATGAATTCTTTTCTTCATTGGGTATTAGGTTTGCTATTGAGCCTAAAGGAACACAAAGTAACTATTGGCTTTGCGCTATAATTCTAGAGAATAAAGAAGAAAGAGATGCATTCCTTAAGTTCTCGAATGAGAATGGAGTTATGACTCGCCCAATATGGCGATTGATGAATAAGTTGTCGATGTTCGAAAATTGCCAATGTGGCGATCTTTCTAATGCAGAGTGGTTGGAAGATCGTGTCGTAAATGTTACAAGTACTGTAAAGCTATGA
- a CDS encoding DUF3575 domain-containing protein yields MQRFLIFILFCVSIPSFGQTYAKFNLATPFIGGVNPSVETAISNHWTFSFDVLATFKNETSTSGPMRILMVMPEGRYFLKEKFHGFYGGINFGYAMSRMSKPGWLDSDYKNTNIFDYSWTMLAGVTLGYEYQFNDRWMAEVFVGGGRAWTMHDRYTFPDGQKPNYADGSPIKLNGSEEYLPYKGGINICYRLGK; encoded by the coding sequence ATGCAACGATTTCTCATTTTTATTCTTTTCTGCGTATCAATCCCCTCTTTTGGACAGACTTACGCAAAATTCAACTTAGCAACACCCTTCATCGGAGGGGTTAATCCATCAGTAGAAACAGCCATATCCAACCATTGGACCTTTTCGTTTGATGTTCTGGCCACTTTTAAAAACGAAACATCGACAAGTGGTCCAATGCGTATTTTAATGGTGATGCCCGAAGGACGCTACTTTTTAAAGGAGAAGTTTCACGGTTTTTATGGCGGCATTAATTTTGGTTACGCCATGTCGAGAATGTCAAAACCGGGATGGTTAGATAGTGATTATAAGAATACCAATATATTTGATTATTCGTGGACAATGCTTGCAGGAGTTACATTAGGCTACGAATATCAATTTAACGATAGATGGATGGCCGAAGTTTTTGTAGGAGGAGGTCGAGCATGGACCATGCATGATAGATATACCTTTCCAGACGGGCAAAAGCCAAACTATGCAGATGGCAGCCCTATTAAATTAAACGGAAGCGAAGAGTATTTGCCGTATAAGGGTGGGATTAATATATGCTACAGGCTAGGGAAATAA
- a CDS encoding acetyltransferase yields MRPLILVGGGGHCKSVIDVAEQAGFEIHGILDLPENIGESILNYSIIGSDDKIIDYVNDFDFVVTVGQIKNPDLRKRIHRKILEAGGQLRTVISPKSHVSNYSKVEDGTVVLHNSVINADASIGFGCIINTLSNVEHDVTIGDFCHISTGAMVNGGCIIGNDCFVGSQSVLAHGVKVVDGCIISAGSFLHKSLAIRGVYFGNPAKLIKRL; encoded by the coding sequence ATGAGACCTTTAATTCTTGTTGGCGGAGGTGGTCACTGTAAATCGGTGATTGATGTTGCTGAACAAGCGGGTTTTGAAATTCACGGGATTCTCGATTTGCCTGAGAATATTGGGGAATCAATTTTAAACTATTCAATAATTGGATCAGATGATAAAATTATTGATTATGTTAATGATTTTGATTTTGTTGTGACTGTTGGGCAGATAAAGAATCCTGACTTACGAAAAAGAATTCATAGAAAAATACTAGAAGCGGGGGGGCAACTGCGTACCGTTATTTCACCAAAGTCGCATGTTTCGAATTATTCGAAAGTAGAGGATGGCACGGTTGTACTGCATAATTCGGTTATTAATGCGGATGCTTCAATTGGCTTTGGATGTATTATCAATACTCTTTCGAATGTTGAACACGATGTAACAATTGGCGATTTTTGTCACATTTCAACAGGCGCAATGGTTAATGGTGGTTGTATAATTGGCAATGATTGCTTTGTTGGTAGTCAATCAGTTTTGGCTCATGGCGTTAAAGTTGTTGATGGCTGTATAATTTCGGCAGGTTCATTTTTACATAAGTCACTAGCCATCCGTGGTGTCTACTTTGGTAATCCTGCTAAGTTGATTAAAAGATTATGA
- the neuB gene encoding N-acetylneuraminate synthase codes for MMGKHKTLVIAEAGVNHNGSFELAKRLVDAAANAGADYVKFQTFKAEKLVTVTASKADYQKENTNKNNESQLEMLRKLELSFDDFILLSEYCKEKNIGFLSTPFDLETINFLEPLIPFFKVPSGEITNYPYLKRIALLGKPVIFSTGMCTVEDIRNALNVLTANGLSKSDISVLHCNTEYPTPMQDVNLNAMVSIREEFGVNVGYSDHTLGIEVPIAAVALGAKIIEKHFTLDKNMEGPDHIASLDPLELSEMIFAIRNIEKAMGTGIKEPSESELKNISVARKSIVASKAIYKGEVFSEFNLAAKRPGTGISPMKWEFVIGKEATRDYMPDELIDEDYL; via the coding sequence ATGATGGGGAAGCATAAGACATTAGTTATTGCCGAAGCTGGCGTTAATCATAATGGTAGTTTTGAATTGGCTAAACGATTAGTTGATGCTGCGGCTAATGCAGGTGCTGATTATGTCAAATTTCAGACGTTTAAAGCTGAAAAACTTGTAACAGTAACAGCCTCCAAAGCTGATTACCAAAAGGAAAATACAAATAAGAACAATGAGTCGCAATTGGAAATGTTGCGTAAGTTGGAGCTTTCTTTTGATGATTTTATTCTGCTATCTGAATATTGCAAAGAGAAAAATATAGGATTTCTTTCAACTCCTTTCGATCTCGAAACAATAAATTTTTTAGAACCTCTGATTCCTTTTTTTAAAGTACCATCAGGCGAAATAACTAACTATCCATATTTAAAAAGAATAGCTTTATTAGGTAAGCCTGTTATTTTCTCGACAGGGATGTGTACAGTTGAGGACATCCGAAATGCTTTGAATGTATTAACGGCTAATGGACTTTCGAAATCTGATATTTCTGTACTTCACTGCAATACCGAATATCCGACACCAATGCAAGATGTGAATTTGAATGCAATGGTTTCTATTCGTGAAGAATTTGGTGTCAATGTAGGTTATTCTGATCACACATTAGGAATAGAGGTTCCTATTGCAGCTGTCGCTTTAGGTGCTAAAATAATTGAAAAGCACTTTACCTTGGATAAGAATATGGAAGGTCCAGATCATATTGCTTCTTTAGATCCTTTAGAACTATCAGAAATGATTTTTGCTATTAGAAATATCGAAAAAGCAATGGGTACAGGTATAAAAGAGCCTTCTGAATCGGAACTGAAGAATATTAGTGTTGCCCGAAAAAGCATAGTTGCCTCTAAAGCGATATATAAGGGTGAGGTGTTTAGCGAGTTTAATCTAGCTGCAAAACGGCCAGGAACTGGCATTTCGCCTATGAAATGGGAATTTGTTATTGGGAAAGAGGCAACGAGAGATTATATGCCTGATGAACTAATTGATGAGGATTATCTTTAA
- a CDS encoding NAD-dependent 4,6-dehydratase LegB produces the protein MNKVLVTGADGFIGSHLTEMLLAEGYKVKALSQYNSFNYWGWLDDIKHPNLEVVTGDVRDPHFCKHITKNVDTIFHLAALIAIPYSYVAPDSYVDTNVKGTLNICQAAKENGVKRVLVTSTSEVYGTAQYVPIDEKHPKQPQSPYSASKIGADMMAMSFYNAFELPVVIVRPFNTYGPRQSARAIIPTIIAQIANGIKEIKLGDLTPTRDFNFVKDTCRGFIELSKCDEAIGQEVNIASNYEISMRDTLELIAKIMDADVKFVEDEQRIRPQNSEVFRLWGDNTKIKGLTGFSPKYSIEEGLKETIEWFKNPENLKKYKAGIYNI, from the coding sequence ATGAATAAGGTATTGGTAACAGGTGCTGATGGATTTATTGGATCGCACCTTACAGAAATGTTACTTGCAGAGGGCTATAAGGTAAAGGCTCTATCACAATATAACTCGTTTAACTATTGGGGATGGTTGGATGATATTAAGCATCCTAATCTTGAAGTTGTAACTGGTGATGTTAGAGATCCTCATTTTTGCAAGCATATTACAAAGAATGTAGATACAATATTTCATTTAGCTGCACTTATTGCAATTCCTTATTCTTATGTTGCACCTGATAGTTACGTTGATACCAATGTAAAAGGGACGCTAAATATTTGTCAAGCTGCAAAAGAAAATGGGGTTAAGCGAGTATTGGTAACTTCAACATCAGAAGTTTACGGTACTGCACAATATGTCCCAATTGATGAAAAGCATCCAAAGCAGCCGCAATCTCCATATTCAGCATCTAAAATAGGTGCTGATATGATGGCAATGAGCTTCTATAATGCGTTTGAGTTACCTGTAGTTATTGTAAGACCGTTTAATACCTATGGACCTCGCCAATCGGCAAGAGCAATAATTCCTACTATTATTGCTCAAATTGCTAATGGAATTAAGGAAATAAAGTTAGGAGATTTAACTCCAACTCGCGATTTTAACTTCGTAAAGGATACATGTCGTGGTTTTATTGAATTATCTAAGTGTGATGAAGCAATAGGGCAAGAGGTGAATATTGCCTCAAACTACGAAATATCGATGCGCGATACATTGGAACTAATTGCTAAGATTATGGATGCCGATGTTAAGTTTGTAGAAGATGAACAGCGTATCAGACCTCAAAATTCGGAGGTGTTCCGCTTGTGGGGAGATAATACGAAAATCAAAGGATTAACAGGTTTTTCTCCAAAATATAGCATTGAAGAAGGTTTAAAGGAAACCATAGAATGGTTTAAAAATCCTGAAAATCTTAAAAAGTATAAGGCCGGGATTTATAATATCTAA